From a single Halococcus hamelinensis 100A6 genomic region:
- a CDS encoding DUF2267 domain-containing protein encodes MDDEQFFSDVESRADLDSREEAVAAAEATLGVLGERLGDGADALTDELPANLATAMKNEGDEAAGFSPDEFVDWVREAEREQGASLDVSSARLHVQAVLESLERAVDGEAWNEVRSQLPDEYERLFKAG; translated from the coding sequence ATGGACGACGAGCAGTTCTTCAGCGATGTCGAATCGCGTGCCGACCTCGATTCGCGCGAGGAGGCGGTCGCGGCGGCCGAGGCGACCCTCGGCGTGCTCGGCGAGCGCCTCGGGGACGGGGCCGACGCGCTCACCGACGAACTCCCCGCGAACCTCGCGACGGCGATGAAGAACGAGGGCGACGAAGCCGCCGGGTTCTCGCCCGACGAGTTCGTCGACTGGGTTCGGGAGGCCGAACGAGAACAGGGGGCGAGCCTCGACGTCTCCAGCGCCCGCCTCCACGTACAGGCGGTCCTCGAGAGCCTCGAACGGGCGGTCGACGGCGAGGCCTGGAACGAGGTCCGCTCGCAGCTCCCCGACGAGTACGAGCGGCTGTTCAAGGCCGGCTAA
- a CDS encoding RNA-binding protein, producing the protein MEVRSRHHLRSDAVATIEDALAEGLGVDLDGDTYERVEFADSDRDLVLVDGDPLVCYFDDDPFVTVRGANAHPPEKHVVTVDSGAISFVSNGADVMRPGITEADPDISSGDLVVIAEESHGKVLAVGRATVTGGEMVGDSGKVVDSLHHVGDDLYAFSI; encoded by the coding sequence ATGGAAGTCAGGTCCCGCCACCACCTCCGGAGCGATGCCGTGGCCACGATCGAGGACGCGCTCGCCGAGGGACTGGGCGTCGACCTCGATGGCGACACCTACGAACGCGTCGAGTTCGCCGACTCGGACCGCGACCTCGTGCTGGTCGACGGCGACCCGCTGGTCTGTTACTTCGACGACGACCCCTTCGTGACCGTGCGCGGCGCGAACGCCCACCCGCCGGAGAAACACGTCGTCACCGTCGACTCGGGCGCGATATCGTTCGTCTCCAACGGCGCGGACGTGATGCGCCCCGGCATCACCGAGGCCGACCCCGATATCTCCTCGGGCGACCTCGTCGTTATCGCCGAGGAGTCACACGGGAAGGTCCTCGCGGTCGGCCGCGCGACCGTCACCGGCGGGGAGATGGTCGGCGACTCCGGGAAGGTCGTCGACTCGCTCCACCACGTCGGCGACGACCTCTATGCCTTCTCGATCTGA
- a CDS encoding SDR family NAD(P)-dependent oxidoreductase has product MRFEGKTVFITGAGAGIGRATAERCADEGATVVVTDVDREGGEETVERIADAGGEATFHELDVSDADAFEDCVDTVVDEHGLDVVVNNAGIGHAPAAVEETDTRTFERVLDVNLRGVWNGCHAALPVLKAQESGAIVNVGSLASLLGLPKQSVYSLTKGAVLNFTRAVAAEAGPHDVRANAVCPGFTDTQLGQQYFASQGDPEKAIERMTAQYPLRRLGEPEEVAGCIAFLASEDASYVTGQGLVVDGGYSAW; this is encoded by the coding sequence ATGCGATTCGAAGGCAAGACGGTGTTCATCACGGGTGCTGGCGCGGGGATCGGGCGGGCGACCGCCGAGCGGTGTGCCGACGAGGGCGCGACGGTCGTCGTGACGGACGTCGACCGCGAGGGCGGCGAGGAGACCGTCGAGCGGATCGCCGACGCGGGCGGCGAGGCGACCTTCCACGAACTCGACGTGAGCGACGCCGACGCGTTCGAGGACTGTGTCGACACCGTCGTCGACGAACACGGTCTCGACGTCGTGGTCAACAACGCCGGCATCGGCCACGCGCCGGCGGCCGTCGAGGAGACGGACACGCGCACCTTCGAGCGCGTGCTCGACGTCAACCTCCGCGGGGTGTGGAACGGCTGTCACGCCGCGCTCCCGGTGTTGAAGGCCCAGGAGTCGGGGGCGATCGTCAACGTGGGCTCGCTCGCGAGCCTGCTCGGGCTCCCGAAACAGTCGGTCTACTCGCTCACGAAGGGTGCGGTATTGAACTTCACCCGGGCCGTGGCGGCCGAGGCGGGTCCACACGACGTGCGCGCGAACGCGGTCTGTCCCGGCTTCACCGACACCCAGCTCGGCCAACAGTACTTCGCGAGCCAGGGCGATCCGGAGAAAGCGATCGAACGGATGACCGCCCAGTACCCGCTCCGACGCCTCGGCGAGCCCGAGGAGGTCGCGGGCTGTATCGCGTTCCTCGCGAGCGAGGACGCCTCCTACGTCACCGGTCAGGGACTCGTGGTCGACGGCGGCTACTCGGCGTGGTGA
- a CDS encoding RNB domain-containing ribonuclease — MSDNAAAGTIEAQGPVEIDEELARHIENKREELCEKFGVSDEFPQAVLDEAEERTGDTEADIADELDHREDLRDLTTWTTDPVDARDFDDALSIEKRDEEYVLWVHIADVTHYVDPESEMWAEAVRRANTVYLPDHTIHMLPAELAETVCSLVPDEDRLAHTVEMHLDRETLSYETIDIYKSVIRSDARLTYTEAEERLDDPESDLHEESSLVFELADQLHEQRKADGSLVLNPRRDRAHTIIEECMLKANKAVTHELMWNRGVEAMYRVHPQPSPEQWDEALQEIQDLDGVSIPGDAWGEDPRIAVNATLEDAPERQLGKIQFAVMKVMPRARYMNDPFGGHHALNFDIYGHFTSPIRRLSDLVNHWIVHENDVPEDLLGLCDHASDQQQAAEKCEREYKQFLEEVGLDADAVNNRGIEVVEED; from the coding sequence ATGAGCGACAACGCCGCCGCCGGAACCATCGAGGCCCAGGGCCCGGTCGAGATCGACGAGGAGCTCGCCCGGCACATCGAGAACAAGCGCGAGGAGCTCTGTGAGAAGTTCGGGGTCAGCGACGAGTTCCCGCAGGCGGTCCTCGACGAAGCCGAGGAACGGACCGGGGACACCGAGGCCGACATCGCCGACGAACTCGACCACCGCGAGGACCTGCGGGATCTCACGACTTGGACCACCGACCCGGTGGACGCGCGGGACTTCGACGACGCGCTGAGCATCGAAAAGCGGGACGAGGAGTACGTGCTCTGGGTCCACATCGCGGACGTGACCCACTACGTCGACCCCGAGAGCGAGATGTGGGCCGAGGCGGTCCGGCGGGCGAACACGGTCTACCTCCCCGACCACACCATCCACATGCTGCCCGCCGAACTCGCCGAAACGGTGTGTTCGCTCGTCCCCGACGAGGACCGACTCGCCCACACCGTCGAGATGCACCTCGACCGCGAGACCCTCTCCTACGAGACCATCGACATCTACAAATCCGTCATCAGAAGCGACGCGCGCCTGACCTACACCGAGGCCGAGGAGCGCCTCGACGACCCCGAGAGCGACCTCCACGAGGAGAGCAGTTTGGTGTTCGAACTCGCGGACCAGCTCCACGAGCAGCGGAAGGCCGACGGTTCGCTGGTCCTGAATCCCCGGCGCGACCGCGCGCACACCATCATCGAGGAGTGCATGCTGAAGGCCAACAAGGCCGTGACGCACGAGCTGATGTGGAATCGCGGTGTCGAGGCGATGTACCGAGTCCACCCCCAGCCCTCGCCCGAGCAGTGGGACGAGGCGCTCCAGGAGATCCAGGACCTCGATGGCGTCTCGATCCCCGGCGACGCGTGGGGCGAGGACCCGCGAATCGCCGTCAACGCCACCCTCGAAGACGCCCCCGAGCGCCAACTCGGGAAGATACAGTTCGCGGTGATGAAGGTCATGCCGCGGGCGCGCTACATGAACGACCCCTTCGGGGGCCACCACGCGCTCAACTTCGATATTTACGGGCATTTCACCAGCCCGATCCGGCGACTCTCCGATCTGGTGAACCACTGGATCGTCCACGAGAACGACGTGCCGGAGGACCTGCTGGGGCTCTGTGACCACGCCTCCGACCAGCAGCAGGCCGCCGAGAAGTGCGAACGCGAGTACAAGCAGTTCCTAGAGGAGGTCGGATTGGACGCGGATGCGGTGAACAACCGGGGGATCGAAGTCGTCGAAGAGGACTGA
- a CDS encoding DUF7562 family protein: MWGSRRGRGATVTCIACGESVQRSAAREYDKQGDRWDRDGKEFEHLCKACYRDLCHQPRDELEALLTELHETGIPSQETFVERYGRLVEDRYGTLEERER, translated from the coding sequence ATGTGGGGTTCTCGGCGAGGACGGGGAGCGACCGTCACCTGCATCGCCTGTGGCGAGTCGGTCCAGCGCTCGGCGGCGCGCGAGTACGACAAGCAGGGCGATCGGTGGGACCGGGACGGCAAGGAGTTCGAACACCTCTGCAAGGCGTGCTATCGCGACCTCTGCCACCAGCCCCGCGACGAGCTCGAAGCCCTCCTAACGGAACTCCACGAAACCGGCATCCCGTCCCAGGAGACGTTCGTCGAACGCTATGGACGACTCGTCGAGGATCGCTACGGCACCCTCGAAGAGCGCGAACGCTGA
- a CDS encoding DUF433 domain-containing protein produces the protein MAEIVSTPEVLGGKPRIEGRRIGVHQVVSLVVDGDLTPEEMAVRYDLELGDIHRAIAYYYDHPEEIRTVQKRRREAIENANPTRPEDLGIEPRSAADAGPKPDD, from the coding sequence ATGGCCGAGATCGTCTCGACGCCGGAGGTGCTCGGCGGGAAGCCCAGGATCGAGGGGCGGCGGATCGGGGTTCACCAGGTCGTCTCGTTGGTGGTCGACGGTGACCTCACGCCCGAGGAGATGGCCGTCCGGTACGACCTCGAACTCGGTGATATTCACCGTGCGATCGCCTACTACTACGACCACCCCGAGGAGATTCGAACCGTGCAGAAGCGTCGTCGGGAAGCGATCGAGAACGCGAACCCGACGCGCCCCGAAGACCTCGGTATCGAACCACGAAGCGCTGCGGATGCGGGACCGAAACCGGACGACTGA
- a CDS encoding ArsA family ATPase has protein sequence MSKFTFFGGKGGVGKTTVSAAFGVRSANAGDETLLVSTDPAHSTSDVFGQSFGDTPTQVTGYDGLSAMEIDPDAEVEAHLQGIRKQMAEQVSQVVVNEIDRQIEMAHNTPGAYEAALFDRLIHVMREESAPFDRVVFDTAPTGGTLRLLSLPEFLGDWVDRLVEKRQQSLDRYEMAAIGDTEPRVDAETDPIIARLRERKERFAFAGRTLREDAVFYLVCNPDELSVAETRRAVEHLRSHDLAVAGLVVNKLTPEPDPEEDGTGARYLRERCAREHERVEEVETTFSVPVVARIAARSGEITADVLDEVATELPVRPPSA, from the coding sequence ATGTCGAAGTTCACCTTCTTCGGCGGCAAGGGCGGCGTCGGTAAGACCACCGTCTCGGCCGCCTTCGGGGTCCGGTCGGCGAACGCCGGCGACGAGACCCTCCTGGTCTCGACCGACCCCGCCCACAGCACGAGCGACGTCTTCGGCCAGTCGTTCGGCGACACCCCGACCCAGGTCACGGGCTACGACGGCCTCTCGGCGATGGAGATCGACCCCGACGCCGAGGTCGAGGCCCACCTCCAGGGGATCCGCAAGCAGATGGCCGAGCAGGTCTCCCAGGTGGTCGTCAACGAGATCGACCGCCAGATCGAGATGGCCCACAACACGCCGGGGGCCTACGAGGCGGCGCTGTTCGACCGCCTGATCCACGTCATGCGCGAGGAGAGCGCGCCGTTCGACCGGGTGGTCTTCGACACCGCCCCCACCGGCGGCACGCTCCGCCTGCTCTCGCTCCCGGAGTTCCTCGGCGACTGGGTCGACCGACTGGTCGAGAAGCGCCAGCAGAGCCTCGACCGGTACGAGATGGCCGCCATCGGCGACACCGAACCCCGCGTCGACGCGGAGACCGACCCGATCATCGCGCGCCTCCGCGAGCGCAAGGAGCGGTTCGCGTTCGCGGGCCGCACCCTCCGCGAGGACGCCGTCTTCTATCTCGTCTGCAACCCCGACGAGCTCTCGGTGGCCGAGACCCGACGGGCGGTCGAGCATCTCCGGAGCCACGACCTCGCGGTCGCGGGTCTGGTCGTGAACAAGCTCACCCCCGAGCCCGACCCCGAGGAGGACGGGACCGGCGCGCGCTACCTCCGCGAGCGGTGTGCGCGCGAGCACGAGCGGGTCGAGGAGGTCGAAACCACGTTCTCGGTGCCCGTCGTCGCCCGGATCGCCGCCCGCAGCGGCGAGATCACCGCCGACGTGCTCGACGAGGTCGCGACCGAGCTCCCGGTTCGCCCTCCGTCAGCCTGA
- a CDS encoding CehA/McbA family metallohydrolase has protein sequence MDGTTVTIDPHVHSEGSYDGREPVELLLEHAADIDLDGVVVTDHDAIEESRRAAELAPEYGLLGIPGVEVSTAHGHLLAIGIETRPQRGRPLEATVERVRELGGVAIVPHPFQRSRHGVKRRNLTDCDAIEAYNSMVFTGYRNRRAKTFATAERYPVVGGSDAHFLPNLGRAHTDIRIDLDGASLDANAIDGGDVVEAIREGHTEIRGKRTPIHRSARQYAKGAVRKGTYLATSHMPFLPTLPTSMRDM, from the coding sequence ATGGACGGGACCACGGTCACCATCGACCCCCACGTCCACTCCGAGGGGTCCTACGATGGCCGCGAACCGGTCGAGCTGCTCCTCGAACACGCCGCCGACATCGACCTCGACGGGGTCGTCGTCACCGACCACGACGCCATCGAGGAGTCCCGTCGCGCGGCCGAACTCGCACCCGAGTACGGACTCCTGGGGATCCCCGGCGTCGAGGTCTCGACCGCCCACGGCCACCTGCTGGCCATCGGGATCGAGACCCGCCCGCAACGCGGTCGGCCGCTCGAAGCCACCGTCGAGCGGGTCCGCGAGCTGGGCGGGGTGGCCATCGTACCCCATCCCTTCCAGCGGAGCCGTCACGGCGTCAAGCGACGAAACCTCACCGACTGCGACGCGATCGAGGCCTACAACTCGATGGTCTTCACCGGCTACCGGAACCGCCGCGCGAAGACGTTCGCCACTGCCGAGCGCTACCCCGTCGTCGGCGGCAGCGATGCCCACTTCCTCCCGAACCTCGGGCGAGCGCACACCGACATCCGCATCGACCTCGACGGGGCCTCGCTCGATGCGAATGCCATCGACGGTGGCGACGTCGTCGAGGCCATCCGGGAGGGCCACACCGAGATCCGCGGCAAACGAACCCCGATCCACCGGAGCGCGCGCCAGTACGCGAAGGGCGCAGTGAGGAAGGGGACCTACCTCGCTACCTCCCACATGCCGTTCCTCCCGACGTTGCCGACCTCGATGCGGGATATGTGA
- a CDS encoding DUF5615 family PIN-like protein yields the protein MRIVADENVSDAIVNTVRSAGHDVELVRGAYGMGTDDTEIERRARTDDRAVLTHDEDFVGLDAPHAPILFMPNDSPTVVRTIGAINRLEEYGIDLTDGEFFLPDGWA from the coding sequence ATGCGCATCGTCGCCGACGAGAACGTCTCGGATGCAATCGTCAACACGGTCCGTTCGGCAGGTCACGACGTCGAACTCGTCCGTGGTGCCTACGGAATGGGGACCGACGACACCGAAATCGAACGTCGGGCGCGCACCGACGACCGGGCCGTGCTAACTCACGATGAGGATTTCGTCGGGCTGGACGCACCGCACGCTCCCATCCTGTTCATGCCGAACGACTCGCCAACAGTGGTACGGACCATCGGTGCGATCAATCGGTTGGAGGAGTACGGTATCGACCTAACCGACGGCGAGTTCTTCCTTCCCGATGGATGGGCGTAA
- a CDS encoding carbon starvation CstA family protein, translating into MVALIWLVVGILVLFSIGYLGYSRYLASFVGLDEDNETPAHKYEDGQEYVPAKKPVLLGHHYSSIAGGAPIVGPITAGLLWGWLPAVLWIAIGNPLMGAVHDFVSLSGSLRHEGRSIGSIIGEYIGDEGKNLLLWFAFLTIILVVAVFAFVVGLVFQEFPSAATASLLYIALALVFGVYLYQLDLPFIPGTVVFVTLVFASVFVGIEYPIQLSQGQWIPIVLVYAFIASVLPVWTLLQPRDYLSSFLLYAGVGGALIAIIVGTVLGSADQALVTNIPAFTSFGGNSALGAASPLFPMLFVTIACGTISGFHSLVSSGTTSKQLNKETDARLIGYGGMLGEGLLAIVALSAVAVVGVTAGDATGGVGLALPKFATGGGIFLSSLGIPTSFGAPFMALVMVSFLLTSTDTALRLGRYLFEEIVGTPDNTAEEVASNRYANSLFQCIVAYVLIASGTWTPLWQLFGSANQLLAALALLTATVWLANWDESKQLISTGVPMALMSVITVCALVYLEYYQNLYQGLILGNAETAAWSLVLQILIGTVLIVLALALLRRGIGNIRSIRGGTPTATDGGTDE; encoded by the coding sequence ATGGTCGCACTCATCTGGCTGGTGGTCGGCATCCTCGTCCTGTTCAGCATCGGGTATCTCGGCTACTCGCGCTATCTCGCATCGTTCGTCGGGCTCGACGAGGACAACGAGACGCCGGCACACAAGTACGAGGACGGCCAGGAGTACGTGCCGGCGAAGAAGCCGGTGCTCCTCGGCCACCACTACTCGAGCATCGCGGGCGGCGCGCCGATCGTGGGCCCGATCACGGCGGGCCTGCTGTGGGGCTGGCTCCCGGCGGTCCTCTGGATCGCGATCGGCAACCCGCTGATGGGTGCGGTCCACGACTTCGTCTCCCTCAGCGGGAGCCTCCGTCACGAGGGCCGCTCGATCGGGTCGATCATCGGCGAGTACATCGGCGACGAGGGCAAGAACCTCCTGCTCTGGTTCGCCTTCCTCACCATCATCCTCGTGGTCGCGGTGTTCGCGTTCGTGGTCGGGCTGGTCTTTCAGGAGTTCCCGAGCGCGGCGACCGCGAGCCTGCTCTACATCGCGCTCGCGCTGGTCTTCGGGGTCTACCTCTACCAGCTCGACCTCCCCTTCATCCCCGGCACCGTCGTCTTCGTGACCCTCGTCTTCGCCAGCGTCTTCGTCGGGATCGAGTACCCGATCCAGCTCTCACAGGGTCAGTGGATCCCGATCGTGCTCGTCTACGCCTTCATCGCGAGCGTCCTCCCGGTCTGGACGCTGCTCCAGCCCCGGGACTACCTCTCGTCGTTCCTGCTCTACGCGGGGGTCGGCGGCGCGCTGATCGCCATCATCGTCGGCACGGTGCTCGGCAGCGCGGACCAGGCGCTCGTGACCAACATCCCGGCCTTCACCAGCTTCGGCGGCAACAGCGCCCTCGGGGCGGCCAGTCCGCTGTTCCCGATGCTGTTCGTCACCATCGCGTGCGGGACGATCAGTGGCTTTCACTCGCTCGTCTCCTCGGGCACCACGTCGAAACAGCTCAACAAGGAGACCGACGCCCGGCTGATCGGGTACGGGGGAATGCTCGGCGAGGGCCTGCTCGCCATCGTCGCGCTCTCGGCGGTCGCCGTCGTGGGCGTCACCGCGGGCGACGCCACCGGCGGGGTCGGCCTCGCGCTCCCGAAGTTCGCCACCGGCGGCGGGATCTTCCTCTCTAGCCTCGGGATCCCGACCTCCTTCGGCGCGCCGTTCATGGCGCTCGTGATGGTGAGCTTCCTGCTCACTTCGACCGACACCGCGCTCCGTCTGGGTCGGTACCTCTTCGAGGAGATCGTCGGCACGCCCGACAACACGGCCGAGGAGGTCGCCTCGAACCGCTACGCCAACAGCCTCTTCCAGTGCATCGTGGCCTACGTCCTGATCGCCTCGGGCACCTGGACCCCGCTCTGGCAGCTCTTCGGCAGCGCGAACCAGCTCCTCGCCGCGCTCGCGCTGCTGACCGCGACGGTGTGGCTCGCGAACTGGGACGAGAGCAAACAGCTCATCAGCACCGGCGTGCCGATGGCGCTGATGTCGGTCATAACCGTGTGCGCGCTGGTCTACCTCGAATACTACCAGAACCTCTATCAGGGACTGATCCTCGGGAACGCCGAGACCGCGGCGTGGTCGCTGGTCCTCCAGATCCTCATCGGCACGGTGCTCATCGTTCTCGCGCTCGCGCTCCTCAGGCGCGGTATCGGCAACATCCGGAGCATCCGTGGCGGGACGCCTACCGCCACCGACGGCGGCACGGACGAGTAA
- a CDS encoding O-antigen ligase family protein, with protein sequence MIELTRDRFDGVENALSTRPSASTPFVRTAVLLTGLLAVGVPAVAAALDLPTAAVVVGAALCYLVAVVAAGRAFEGFASAVVVLAVFDIGATLVTGPGIATLDLVAVDLVAIPLAVFLVADAVEDGASVGLNAGWLAAACLAGFVCWTVAAGAVANGGSETAGLMYGVEQLRYLVVFGVAALVARRTNAWCVVTPFVVAVGGNLVVSLVQVVNGGMLGFPFLGEPPDRYLGAFALGPYEVATGFYAGGFVGHGRELAMLLLMVIPLAVAVAARRSWPALLAVGVGVVGAVLSIRVADTDAGWATLLLLGGFFGLYLLGTLAIRTKRRYSTLAALPVVGAIVVALLALARVVQWIVTSADGGAQVFRTSSLDIRLEEYAAAIRLAGQYPWFGIGGGNFYIRSERYIGEADIGVHNTVLANLAATGYVGFGFYVLAVVAVLWVALRLALANGGDDRLLWAAVLAAICAFCAYSSWMSSYSWVVGNTGFWLLAGATVGAAAGGYEATKREISQPSGQLGS encoded by the coding sequence GTGATCGAACTCACCAGGGATCGGTTCGACGGGGTCGAGAACGCCCTCTCCACCCGGCCCTCCGCGTCCACCCCCTTCGTCCGGACCGCGGTGCTGTTGACGGGGCTGCTCGCCGTCGGCGTCCCGGCGGTCGCCGCGGCGCTCGACCTCCCGACCGCCGCCGTCGTCGTCGGTGCGGCCCTGTGTTATCTCGTGGCCGTGGTGGCGGCCGGCCGGGCGTTCGAGGGGTTCGCGAGCGCCGTCGTCGTCCTCGCGGTGTTCGACATCGGTGCGACGCTCGTGACGGGCCCGGGGATCGCCACCCTCGACCTCGTCGCCGTCGACCTCGTCGCGATACCGCTCGCGGTGTTCCTGGTGGCCGACGCGGTCGAGGACGGTGCCTCGGTCGGGTTGAACGCCGGGTGGCTCGCGGCCGCGTGTCTCGCCGGGTTCGTCTGCTGGACGGTCGCCGCGGGGGCCGTCGCGAACGGCGGCTCCGAGACGGCCGGACTGATGTACGGGGTCGAACAGCTCCGCTATCTCGTGGTGTTCGGCGTCGCGGCGCTGGTGGCGCGCCGAACGAACGCCTGGTGTGTGGTGACGCCGTTCGTGGTCGCGGTCGGCGGGAACCTCGTCGTCTCGCTCGTCCAGGTCGTGAACGGTGGAATGCTCGGCTTTCCCTTCCTCGGCGAACCGCCCGACCGCTATCTCGGGGCGTTCGCGCTGGGGCCCTACGAGGTCGCCACTGGCTTCTACGCCGGCGGGTTCGTCGGCCACGGCCGCGAGCTGGCGATGCTGTTGTTGATGGTCATCCCGCTGGCGGTCGCGGTCGCGGCCCGGCGGTCGTGGCCCGCGCTGCTCGCGGTCGGTGTCGGGGTCGTGGGCGCGGTGCTCTCGATACGGGTCGCCGACACCGACGCTGGCTGGGCGACGCTCCTGTTGCTGGGTGGGTTCTTCGGGCTCTACCTCCTCGGGACGCTCGCGATTCGGACGAAGCGGCGCTACTCGACGCTCGCCGCGCTTCCGGTCGTCGGCGCTATCGTGGTGGCGCTCCTCGCGCTCGCCCGTGTCGTCCAGTGGATCGTCACGTCGGCCGACGGTGGCGCGCAGGTGTTCCGCACGAGTTCGCTCGACATCCGGCTAGAGGAGTACGCCGCGGCGATCCGGCTCGCCGGACAGTACCCCTGGTTCGGGATCGGCGGGGGCAACTTCTACATTCGCTCGGAGCGCTACATCGGGGAGGCGGACATCGGGGTCCACAACACCGTCCTCGCGAACCTCGCCGCGACCGGCTACGTCGGCTTCGGGTTCTACGTGCTCGCCGTGGTGGCGGTGCTCTGGGTCGCGCTCCGGCTCGCGCTGGCGAACGGCGGGGACGACCGCTTGCTGTGGGCCGCGGTGCTGGCCGCGATCTGTGCCTTCTGCGCCTACTCCTCGTGGATGTCCTCGTACAGCTGGGTCGTCGGCAACACCGGCTTCTGGCTGCTCGCGGGGGCGACGGTCGGTGCGGCGGCGGGCGGCTACGAGGCCACGAAGCGGGAGATAAGTCAGCCCTCCGGACAGCTCGGTTCCTGA
- a CDS encoding SDR family oxidoreductase, whose protein sequence is MPNDLRLDGKAAVITGASSGIGSETAHALAREGANVVLAARREERLQELAGSIEAEYGTEALVAPTDVTDEEAVGALVDGAVDAFGGLDVLVNNAGLGRGSGVEDLSTEDYRTMMDVNVDGCFFATRAALPHLRETEGNLVFIGSFAGQYPRPSNPVYAATKWWLRGFALSVSSRVGEDGVAVSVVNPSEVRTEFGGEESFEERFEEGEVTEPDEVAAAVAFAARQDRSMVSELDLYRRDKFSGF, encoded by the coding sequence ATGCCAAACGACCTGCGACTCGACGGGAAGGCGGCCGTGATAACCGGTGCGAGCTCCGGTATCGGGAGCGAGACCGCCCACGCGCTCGCCCGCGAGGGAGCCAACGTCGTGCTCGCCGCCCGCCGGGAGGAGCGCCTCCAGGAGCTCGCCGGGAGCATCGAGGCGGAGTACGGCACCGAGGCGCTCGTGGCCCCGACCGACGTCACCGACGAGGAGGCGGTCGGAGCGCTCGTCGACGGGGCGGTCGACGCCTTCGGCGGGCTCGACGTGCTCGTCAACAACGCGGGCCTCGGGCGCGGCTCCGGCGTCGAGGACCTCTCCACCGAGGACTACCGGACGATGATGGACGTCAACGTCGACGGCTGTTTCTTCGCCACGCGGGCAGCCCTGCCACACCTCAGGGAGACCGAGGGAAACCTGGTCTTCATCGGGAGCTTCGCGGGCCAGTACCCGCGGCCGTCGAACCCGGTCTACGCCGCGACGAAGTGGTGGCTCCGGGGATTCGCGCTGAGCGTTTCGTCGAGAGTTGGCGAGGACGGCGTCGCGGTCTCGGTGGTGAATCCCTCCGAGGTCCGGACGGAGTTCGGCGGCGAGGAGAGCTTCGAGGAACGGTTCGAGGAGGGCGAGGTCACCGAGCCCGACGAGGTCGCCGCGGCGGTGGCGTTCGCCGCGCGCCAGGACCGCTCGATGGTGAGCGAACTCGACCTCTACCGGCGCGACAAGTTCAGCGGCTTCTGA
- a CDS encoding cupin domain-containing protein has product MSYHVIDPADLDPTPDRDADRRAVGEAAGLENVALNVYTAEPGETVPLKYHYHDEQEEAFVVLDGTLHVETPEREYTAATGEVFVAEPGSPHRAFVPADADSGVRAVAVGAPAVDDAHAYEADG; this is encoded by the coding sequence GTGAGCTACCACGTCATCGACCCCGCGGACCTCGACCCGACCCCGGACCGCGACGCCGACCGCCGGGCGGTGGGGGAGGCGGCGGGGCTCGAAAACGTCGCGCTGAACGTCTACACGGCCGAACCGGGCGAGACGGTTCCCCTGAAGTACCACTACCACGACGAACAGGAGGAGGCGTTCGTGGTGCTCGACGGGACCCTCCACGTCGAGACGCCCGAGCGCGAGTACACCGCCGCGACGGGCGAGGTGTTCGTCGCCGAGCCCGGGAGCCCACACCGGGCGTTCGTGCCCGCGGACGCCGATTCGGGTGTCCGGGCGGTCGCGGTCGGCGCGCCCGCGGTCGACGACGCCCACGCCTACGAGGCCGATGGCTGA